The following proteins come from a genomic window of Terribacillus aidingensis:
- the rpoB gene encoding DNA-directed RNA polymerase subunit beta: MTGQVVQYGRHRQRRSYARISEVLELPNLIEIQTASYEWFLEEGLREMFQDISPIEDFAGNLSLEFVDYSLGEPKYPVDEAKERDVTYNAPLRVKVRLLNNETGEVKEQEVFMGDFPLMTDTGTFIINGAERVIVSQLVRSPSVYFSEKVDKNGKRGHTATVIPNRGAWLEFETDAKDVVHVRIDRTRKLPITVLLRALGFGSDQEIIDLIGENEYLRNTLEKDNTETTEKALLEIYERLRPGEPPTVENAKSLLVSRFFDPKRYDLAHVGRYKMNKKLHIKNRLFNQTLAQPIVDEETGEVLAQKGDKLDRRLLDKILPYLDGSNGKFGENILEPHDGVVQDQIVVQTIKIVDPTDPEGERTLSVTGNATVDDSVKNLDPADIVAAVSYFFNLLYEVGDTDDIDHLGNRRLRSVGELLQNQFRIGLSRMERVVRERMSIQDTSAITPQQLINIRPVIASIKEFFGSSQLSQFMDQTNPLGELTHKRRLSALGPGGLTRERAGFEVRDVHYSHYGRMCPIETPEGPNIGLINSLSTYAKVNKFGFIETPYRRVDPETNRVTEHIDYLTADEQDNYVIAQANSPLTEDGSFVNEEVVARFREENTIVARERIDYMDVSPKQVVSAATACIPFLENDDSNRALMGANMQRQAVPLMQPEAPIVGTGMEYVSGKDSGAAVICRAEGIVERVEAKEIIVRRVTEVGGSEVKGDTDRYRLQKFNRSNQGTCYNQRPIVAVGDRVTKGEILADGPSMQDGELALGRNVLVAFMTWEGYNYEDAIIMSERLVKDDVYTSIHIEEYESEARDTKLGPEEITRDIPNVGEDALKNLDERGIIRVGAEVSDGDLLVGKVTPKGVTELSAEERLLHAIFGEKAREVRDTSLRVPHGAGGIVLDVKIFNREDGDELPPGVNQLVRAYIVQKRKISEGDKMAGRHGNKGVISKILPEEDMPFMPDGTPVDIMLNPLGVPSRMNIGQVFELHLGMAARALGIHVATPVFDGAREEDVWETLEEAGMPRDAKTVLYDGRTGEPFDNRVSVGVSYMIKLAHMVDDKLHARSTGPYSLVTQQPLGGKAQFGGQRFGEMEVWALEAYGAAYTLQEILTVKSDDVVGRVKTYEAIVKGDNVPEPGVPESFKVLIKELQSLGMDVKILNGEEEEVELRELEDEDETQVPDRINLDVQEG, translated from the coding sequence TTGACAGGTCAAGTAGTTCAGTATGGACGACACCGCCAGCGCAGAAGCTATGCACGTATTAGTGAAGTGCTAGAGTTACCGAATCTTATCGAGATTCAAACCGCTTCTTATGAATGGTTCTTAGAAGAAGGATTACGAGAGATGTTCCAGGATATTTCCCCGATCGAGGATTTCGCGGGTAATTTATCGCTGGAATTTGTCGACTATAGCCTTGGCGAACCGAAATATCCAGTAGATGAAGCGAAAGAAAGAGACGTTACCTATAACGCTCCGCTTCGTGTGAAAGTTCGTTTGCTGAATAACGAGACAGGCGAAGTAAAAGAACAGGAAGTATTTATGGGTGACTTCCCATTGATGACAGATACAGGAACGTTCATCATCAACGGTGCTGAACGCGTTATCGTATCACAGCTTGTTCGCTCCCCTAGTGTTTATTTCAGTGAGAAAGTCGACAAGAACGGAAAACGCGGCCATACGGCAACTGTTATTCCAAACCGTGGTGCGTGGCTTGAGTTCGAGACAGATGCGAAGGATGTAGTCCATGTTCGTATCGACCGTACGCGTAAGCTTCCTATCACTGTCTTGCTTCGTGCGCTTGGATTCGGAAGTGATCAAGAAATCATCGATTTGATTGGTGAGAACGAGTACTTGCGAAACACATTGGAGAAAGATAACACGGAAACTACTGAAAAAGCATTGCTTGAAATCTACGAGCGTCTTCGTCCAGGAGAGCCGCCTACTGTAGAGAACGCGAAAAGCTTGCTAGTTTCCCGTTTCTTCGATCCAAAACGCTACGACCTAGCACATGTAGGCCGCTACAAAATGAACAAAAAGCTTCATATTAAGAACCGTTTGTTCAATCAGACATTGGCACAGCCAATCGTCGATGAAGAGACTGGTGAAGTACTTGCACAAAAAGGCGATAAGCTAGACCGTCGTCTGCTTGACAAGATTCTTCCTTACCTTGATGGTTCCAACGGCAAATTCGGCGAGAACATCTTGGAGCCGCATGATGGTGTAGTACAAGATCAAATCGTCGTGCAAACAATCAAAATCGTCGATCCAACAGACCCAGAAGGTGAACGTACACTAAGCGTTACTGGTAATGCTACAGTTGATGACAGTGTGAAGAATCTGGATCCTGCCGATATTGTGGCAGCAGTCAGCTACTTCTTTAACCTATTATATGAAGTTGGCGACACAGATGACATCGATCATCTTGGTAACAGAAGATTGCGTTCAGTAGGTGAATTGCTGCAAAACCAATTCCGTATCGGTCTATCCCGTATGGAACGTGTGGTACGTGAGCGTATGTCCATACAGGATACGTCAGCTATCACGCCGCAGCAGCTGATCAATATCCGTCCGGTGATTGCATCTATTAAAGAATTCTTCGGAAGCTCCCAGCTTTCCCAGTTCATGGACCAGACGAATCCTTTAGGTGAATTGACGCATAAACGTCGTCTTTCTGCTTTGGGACCTGGTGGTTTGACTCGGGAACGTGCTGGCTTTGAAGTTCGTGACGTACACTACTCCCACTATGGAAGAATGTGTCCGATCGAAACGCCAGAGGGTCCGAACATTGGTTTGATCAACTCCCTTTCCACTTATGCGAAAGTGAACAAATTCGGTTTCATCGAGACACCTTACCGTCGAGTTGATCCGGAGACAAACCGTGTAACTGAACATATTGATTACCTAACTGCCGATGAGCAGGATAACTATGTTATCGCACAGGCAAACTCTCCGTTAACAGAAGATGGCAGCTTCGTAAATGAAGAAGTCGTTGCTCGTTTCCGTGAGGAGAATACAATCGTTGCTCGTGAACGTATCGATTACATGGACGTATCACCGAAACAGGTTGTATCTGCTGCGACAGCATGTATCCCGTTCTTGGAAAATGATGACTCCAACCGTGCACTGATGGGTGCGAACATGCAGCGACAAGCAGTACCGTTGATGCAGCCGGAAGCACCGATCGTAGGTACTGGTATGGAATATGTATCCGGTAAAGACTCCGGTGCAGCTGTTATCTGCCGCGCAGAAGGTATTGTAGAGCGCGTTGAAGCGAAAGAAATCATTGTACGCCGTGTAACAGAAGTCGGCGGCAGTGAAGTGAAAGGCGATACAGATCGTTATCGTCTGCAGAAATTCAATCGTTCCAACCAAGGAACTTGCTATAACCAACGTCCGATCGTCGCAGTAGGCGACCGTGTGACAAAAGGTGAAATCCTAGCTGATGGACCTTCCATGCAGGATGGAGAGCTTGCACTAGGCCGTAACGTACTAGTTGCCTTCATGACATGGGAAGGTTACAACTACGAGGATGCTATCATCATGAGCGAACGCCTTGTGAAAGATGATGTATACACATCTATCCACATTGAGGAGTATGAGTCTGAAGCACGTGATACGAAGCTAGGACCAGAAGAAATCACACGCGATATCCCGAACGTAGGGGAAGACGCACTGAAGAACCTTGACGAACGCGGAATCATCCGTGTTGGTGCTGAAGTTTCCGATGGTGATTTGCTTGTTGGTAAAGTAACGCCTAAAGGTGTAACTGAGCTATCTGCAGAAGAACGTCTATTGCATGCGATCTTCGGTGAGAAGGCTCGCGAAGTCCGTGATACTTCCCTTCGTGTACCTCACGGTGCCGGCGGTATCGTATTGGATGTTAAGATCTTCAACCGTGAAGATGGCGATGAATTACCTCCGGGTGTAAACCAGCTTGTACGTGCTTATATCGTTCAGAAACGTAAGATTTCTGAGGGAGATAAGATGGCTGGACGTCACGGTAACAAAGGGGTTATCTCTAAGATTCTTCCAGAAGAGGATATGCCATTCATGCCGGATGGCACACCAGTCGATATCATGCTTAACCCGCTAGGGGTACCATCTCGTATGAATATCGGGCAGGTGTTTGAGCTTCACTTAGGTATGGCAGCTCGTGCACTAGGCATCCACGTTGCAACACCAGTATTTGATGGTGCGCGTGAGGAAGATGTTTGGGAAACGCTCGAAGAAGCTGGTATGCCACGTGACGCGAAGACAGTCCTTTATGATGGAAGAACCGGTGAACCATTTGATAACCGTGTTTCTGTTGGTGTATCGTACATGATCAAGCTTGCGCACATGGTTGATGACAAGCTGCATGCACGTTCTACAGGTCCATATTCACTAGTTACGCAGCAGCCGCTTGGTGGTAAAGCACAGTTCGGTGGACAGCGTTTCGGTGAGATGGAGGTTTGGGCACTTGAAGCATATGGTGCGGCATATACCTTGCAAGAGATTCTTACTGTCAAATCCGATGACGTAGTCGGTCGTGTGAAGACATATGAAGCTATTGTTAAAGGTGATAATGTCCCAGAACCAGGTGTACCAGAATCGTTCAAAGTATTGATTAAAGAGCTTCAGAGTCTTGGTATGGATGTTAAAATCCTCAATGGCGAAGAAGAAGAAGTAGAATTAAGAGAACTCGAAGATGAAGACGAGACGCAAGTACCTGACCGCATCAATCTTGATGTACAGGAAGGGTAA
- the rpoC gene encoding DNA-directed RNA polymerase subunit beta', with protein MIDVNNFEFMKIGLASPDKIRSWSYGEVKKPETINYRTLKPEKDGLFCERIFGPQKDWECHCGKYKRVRYKGVVCDRCGVEVTKAKVRRERMGHIELAAPVSHIWYFKGIPSRMGLVLDMSPRALEEVIYFAAYIVTDAGDTALEKKQLLSEKEYRLYREKYGNTFQAQMGAEAIRKLLQDIDLEKEVEALREELKTAQGQRRTRAIKRLEVMEAFRHSGNEPSWMVLDVLPIIPPELRPMVQLDGGRFATSDLNDLYRRVINRNNRLKRLLDLGAPSIIVQNEKRMLQEAVDALIDNGRRGRPVTGPGNRPLKSLSHMLKGKQGRFRQNLLGKRVDYSGRSVIVVGPHLKMYQCGLPKEMALELFKPFIMKELVEKGLAHNIKSAKRKIERLHPEIWDVLEEVIREHPVLLNRAPTLHRLGIQAFEPTLVEGRAIRLHPLVCTAYNADFDGDQMAVHVPLSAEAQAEARILMLAAQNILNPKDGKPVVTPSQDMVLGNYYLTLEREDAIGEGKVFKDVNEAMLAYQNGYVHLHTRVAVDAGSLNNETFTEEQNNQILLTTVGKLIFNTILPSSFPYMNEPTRENLEEKTPAHYFVEKGANIKEEIAKRDIISPFKKGFLGDIIAEVFKRFKISETSKMLDRMKDLGFSYSTKAGITVGISDIVVLKEKTEILDEAQSRVDKVLKQFRRGLITEEERYDRVISIWSKAKDDIQERLMKSLSNRNPIFMMSDSGARGNASNFTQLAGMRGLMANPAGRIIELPIKSSFREGLTVLEYFISTHGARKGLADTALKTADSGYLTRRLVDVAQDVIIREEDCGTDRSLRVRALTEGTEMIEPLYDRLVGRTAFENVKHPETGNVIVAKNELIDEDTARQIVDAGIEEVAIRTVFTCNTKHGACKKCYGRNLATGSDVEVGEAVGIIAAQSIGEPGTQLTMRTFHTGGVAGDDITQGLPRIQELFEARNPKGQAVISEIKGTVIEINDVKEKQEVTIQGTVETKTYTAPYGARLRVSEGDAIEAGQELTEGSVDPKELLRVRGVAGVQQYLLKEVQKVYRMQGVEIGDKHVEVMVRQMLRKVRVIDSGQTDVLPGSLLEIHQFREANREVLREGFQPASGKPVLLGITKASLETDSFLSAASFQETTRVLTDAAIKGKRDELLGLKENVIIGKLVPAGTGMPQYRKIKAKLDTPEEVTEGQEIESVTP; from the coding sequence TTGATAGATGTAAATAATTTTGAGTTTATGAAAATCGGTTTGGCTTCACCTGATAAGATTCGTTCATGGTCTTACGGAGAAGTGAAAAAGCCGGAAACGATCAACTACCGTACGTTGAAGCCTGAAAAAGATGGTTTGTTCTGTGAGCGCATCTTCGGTCCTCAAAAGGACTGGGAATGTCATTGCGGTAAATACAAACGCGTCCGTTATAAAGGTGTTGTATGTGATCGTTGTGGCGTAGAAGTTACCAAAGCCAAAGTGCGCCGTGAGCGTATGGGACACATCGAGCTAGCAGCTCCTGTGTCTCACATTTGGTACTTCAAAGGTATTCCGAGCCGTATGGGTCTTGTACTGGATATGTCTCCACGTGCGTTGGAAGAAGTTATTTACTTCGCAGCGTATATCGTGACAGATGCCGGTGATACAGCACTTGAGAAGAAGCAGCTTCTTTCTGAGAAAGAATATCGCCTCTATCGCGAAAAATACGGTAACACGTTCCAAGCTCAAATGGGTGCGGAAGCAATCCGTAAGCTTCTTCAAGACATCGACTTGGAGAAAGAAGTGGAAGCACTTCGCGAAGAATTGAAAACAGCTCAAGGTCAGCGCAGAACGCGTGCGATCAAGCGTTTGGAAGTAATGGAAGCATTCCGTCACTCTGGAAACGAACCTTCTTGGATGGTATTGGATGTACTTCCGATCATTCCTCCTGAGCTTCGTCCAATGGTACAGCTTGATGGTGGACGTTTCGCTACATCTGACTTGAACGATCTTTATCGTCGAGTGATCAACCGTAACAACCGTCTGAAACGCTTGCTTGACCTTGGTGCACCTAGCATCATCGTACAAAACGAAAAACGTATGCTTCAGGAAGCTGTTGATGCGTTGATCGATAACGGTCGTCGCGGCCGTCCTGTTACAGGTCCTGGTAACCGTCCATTGAAATCTCTTTCTCATATGCTGAAAGGTAAACAAGGACGTTTCCGTCAGAACTTGCTTGGTAAACGTGTAGACTATTCTGGACGTTCCGTAATCGTCGTAGGTCCGCATCTGAAGATGTATCAGTGTGGTCTTCCGAAAGAAATGGCGCTTGAGCTATTCAAACCATTCATCATGAAAGAATTGGTGGAAAAAGGCCTTGCGCATAACATCAAATCTGCAAAACGGAAAATCGAACGTTTGCATCCGGAAATCTGGGATGTACTCGAAGAAGTAATCCGTGAGCATCCAGTATTGCTTAACCGTGCACCTACACTTCACCGTCTAGGTATCCAGGCATTCGAACCGACATTGGTAGAAGGTCGCGCAATCCGTCTTCACCCGTTAGTATGTACAGCTTATAACGCTGACTTCGATGGTGACCAGATGGCTGTCCACGTTCCTCTATCAGCTGAAGCACAGGCTGAGGCTCGTATCCTTATGCTTGCCGCTCAAAACATCTTGAACCCGAAAGACGGTAAACCAGTCGTAACACCATCTCAGGATATGGTACTAGGTAACTACTACCTTACACTTGAGCGTGAAGATGCTATCGGCGAAGGTAAAGTCTTCAAAGATGTAAACGAAGCAATGCTTGCTTATCAGAACGGTTATGTACATTTGCATACTCGTGTGGCAGTAGATGCCGGTTCTTTGAACAACGAAACGTTCACAGAAGAGCAAAACAACCAAATCCTGCTTACAACAGTAGGTAAACTTATCTTCAATACAATCTTGCCGAGCTCGTTCCCTTACATGAACGAACCGACTCGCGAGAATTTGGAAGAAAAAACACCTGCTCACTACTTCGTTGAGAAGGGTGCGAATATCAAGGAGGAGATCGCGAAACGCGACATCATCTCTCCATTCAAGAAAGGTTTCCTGGGCGATATCATCGCGGAAGTGTTCAAACGCTTCAAGATCAGTGAAACGTCCAAAATGCTTGACCGCATGAAGGACCTTGGATTCAGTTATTCCACTAAAGCAGGTATTACGGTTGGTATCTCTGATATCGTCGTATTGAAAGAGAAAACGGAAATCCTTGATGAAGCACAATCCCGCGTGGATAAAGTGTTGAAACAGTTCCGTCGTGGTTTGATCACGGAAGAAGAGCGGTATGACCGTGTTATCTCAATCTGGTCTAAAGCGAAAGATGACATCCAGGAACGTCTGATGAAATCCTTGAGCAACCGTAACCCTATCTTCATGATGAGTGATTCCGGTGCCCGTGGTAACGCATCTAACTTCACGCAGCTTGCTGGTATGCGTGGTCTAATGGCCAACCCGGCAGGACGAATCATCGAGTTGCCGATCAAGTCCAGTTTCCGTGAGGGTCTGACAGTACTCGAGTACTTCATCTCTACACACGGTGCGCGTAAAGGTCTTGCCGATACAGCACTGAAAACTGCCGATTCCGGTTACTTGACTCGTCGTCTAGTTGACGTAGCACAGGATGTTATCATCCGTGAAGAAGATTGTGGTACTGACCGCAGCTTGAGAGTCCGTGCACTGACTGAAGGAACTGAAATGATCGAGCCTTTGTATGACCGTCTTGTAGGCCGTACAGCGTTCGAGAATGTCAAACATCCGGAAACAGGCAATGTGATTGTCGCTAAGAACGAATTGATCGACGAAGATACAGCAAGACAAATCGTAGATGCTGGTATCGAAGAAGTGGCTATCCGTACTGTCTTCACATGTAACACGAAACATGGTGCATGTAAGAAATGTTACGGCCGCAACCTTGCAACTGGCAGCGACGTTGAAGTCGGCGAAGCAGTCGGTATCATCGCAGCACAATCCATCGGTGAACCAGGAACACAGCTTACAATGCGTACGTTCCACACAGGTGGGGTAGCCGGTGACGATATCACACAAGGTTTGCCGCGTATCCAGGAGTTGTTCGAGGCTCGTAACCCTAAAGGTCAAGCAGTCATCTCCGAGATCAAAGGTACAGTTATCGAGATTAATGATGTAAAAGAGAAGCAAGAAGTTACAATTCAAGGTACAGTTGAAACGAAGACTTATACAGCTCCTTACGGTGCACGCTTGCGTGTATCCGAAGGTGACGCAATCGAAGCTGGTCAAGAGCTGACAGAGGGTTCTGTAGATCCGAAAGAACTTCTTCGAGTTCGCGGTGTAGCTGGCGTTCAGCAGTATCTATTGAAAGAAGTACAAAAAGTATACCGTATGCAAGGGGTAGAAATCGGCGATAAACACGTTGAAGTAATGGTTCGCCAAATGCTTCGTAAAGTACGTGTCATCGATTCTGGTCAAACAGATGTATTGCCGGGCTCACTTCTTGAGATCCATCAATTCCGGGAAGCAAACCGTGAAGTCCTAAGAGAAGGCTTCCAGCCAGCAAGTGGTAAACCAGTATTGCTTGGTATTACAAAAGCTTCTCTAGAAACGGATTCCTTCTTGTCTGCCGCTTCCTTCCAGGAAACAACGCGTGTCCTTACGGATGCAGCTATCAAAGGTAAGCGCGATGAACTTCTCGGCCTTAAAGAGAATGTTATCATCGGTAAGCTTGTTCCGGCTGGTACTGGCATGCCGCAGTACCGCAAGATCAAAGCGAAACTTGATACACCTGAAGAAGTGACAGAAGGTCAGGAAATCGAATCTGTAACACCGTAA
- a CDS encoding 50S ribosomal protein L7ae-like protein, with protein sequence MSYEKVAQANTGIVIGTKQTLKAMKQGQVNSVVIANDAAEQITSQVRKLAEELGIPAIQVDSMKRLGEACGIDVGTATVAIKR encoded by the coding sequence ATGTCTTATGAAAAAGTAGCGCAAGCTAATACGGGAATCGTTATCGGAACCAAACAAACACTCAAGGCCATGAAGCAAGGCCAAGTGAACTCAGTTGTCATTGCAAATGACGCTGCCGAGCAAATTACCAGCCAGGTAAGAAAGCTGGCAGAAGAATTAGGCATACCAGCGATCCAAGTCGATTCTATGAAGCGATTAGGTGAAGCTTGTGGCATAGATGTAGGGACAGCTACTGTGGCAATCAAAAGATAG
- the rpsL gene encoding 30S ribosomal protein S12: protein MPTINQLVRKGRVSKTRKSDSPALNRGYNSFKKSLTNQSSPQKRGVCTRVGTMTPKKPNSALRKYARVRLTNGIEVTAYIPGIGHNLQEHSVVLIRGGRVKDLPGVRYHIVRGALDTSGVDGRAQGRSKYGTKRPKK, encoded by the coding sequence ATGCCTACTATTAATCAATTAGTACGCAAAGGTCGCGTAAGCAAAACAAGAAAATCTGACTCTCCAGCATTGAACAGAGGGTACAACAGTTTCAAGAAATCATTGACTAACCAGTCTTCTCCACAAAAACGTGGTGTTTGTACTCGTGTTGGTACAATGACTCCGAAGAAACCGAACTCCGCATTGCGTAAATATGCACGTGTACGTTTGACAAACGGAATCGAGGTTACTGCCTACATTCCTGGTATCGGACACAACTTGCAAGAGCACAGTGTTGTTTTGATCCGCGGCGGACGTGTAAAAGACTTACCGGGTGTACGTTACCATATCGTACGTGGTGCGCTTGATACTTCAGGTGTTGACGGCCGCGCACAAGGTCGTTCCAAATATGGTACAAAACGCCCTAAAAAATAA
- the rpsG gene encoding 30S ribosomal protein S7 translates to MPRKGPVAKRDVLPDPLYNSKLVTRLINQIMVDGQRGKAQKILYAAFELVKERSGNDPMEVFEQSMKNVMPVLEVRARRVGGSNYQVPVEVRPERRQALGLRYIVNYSRLRGEKTMEERLANEILDASNNTGASVKKREDMHKMAEANKAFAHYRW, encoded by the coding sequence ATGCCAAGAAAAGGTCCTGTAGCTAAACGTGACGTGTTACCAGATCCGTTGTACAACTCTAAATTGGTAACTCGTTTGATCAACCAAATCATGGTTGACGGACAACGCGGTAAAGCACAAAAGATTCTTTATGCAGCATTTGAACTAGTTAAAGAACGTAGTGGAAACGATCCAATGGAGGTTTTCGAACAGTCCATGAAGAACGTCATGCCTGTACTTGAAGTACGCGCACGTCGTGTAGGTGGTTCCAACTACCAAGTACCAGTTGAAGTACGCCCAGAGCGTCGTCAAGCACTAGGTCTTCGTTACATTGTTAACTATTCCCGTCTACGCGGCGAAAAAACAATGGAAGAGCGTCTTGCTAACGAAATTCTTGATGCGTCTAACAACACAGGTGCTTCAGTTAAGAAACGTGAAGATATGCATAAAATGGCGGAAGCAAACAAAGCGTTTGCTCACTACCGCTGGTAA
- the fusA gene encoding elongation factor G, translating into MAREFSLENTRNIGIMAHIDAGKTTATERILFYTGRIHKIGETHEGASQMDWMEQEQERGITITSAATTAQWKGHRINIIDTPGHVDFTVEVERSLRVLDGAVAVLDAQSGVEPQTETVWRQATTYGVPRIVFVNKMDKTGADFLYSVKTMHERLGANAHPVQLPIGAEDDFEGIIDLITMEAHFYLDDLGQNSEIREIPEDMKDLVEEYRTNLIEAVAEQDEDLMERYLEGEEISNEELKQAVRKATLTVEFYPVFCGSAFKNKGVQLLIDGVVDYLPAPTDVPAIEGIVPGTEEKIVRKSSDSEPFSALAFKVATDPFVGKLTFFRVYSGTLEAGSYVKNSTKDKRERVGRILQMHANTREEISKVYAGDIAGAVGLKDTSTGDTLCDEKSLVILESMVFPEPVISVAIEPKTKADQDKMSVALGKLAEEDPTFRTETNPETGQTIISGMGELHLDIIVDRMRREFKVEANVGAPQVAYRETFRAAAEVEGKFVRQSGGRGQFGHVWIKFEPNEEGAGFEFENKIVGGVVPREYIPSVEAGIKEAMQNGVLAGYPLIDVKASLFDGSYHDVDSNEMAFKVAASLALKNAKNKCNPVILEPLVKVEVVIPEEYMGDIMGDITSRRGRVEGMDTRGPAQVVNAFVPLAEMFGYATALRSNTQGRGTYTMTFDHYEEVPKSVGEEIIKKNSGQ; encoded by the coding sequence ATGGCTAGAGAGTTCTCCTTAGAAAATACGCGTAATATCGGTATCATGGCTCACATCGATGCCGGTAAAACAACTGCAACTGAGCGTATTCTATTCTATACAGGACGTATCCATAAAATCGGAGAAACTCATGAAGGTGCTTCTCAGATGGACTGGATGGAGCAGGAGCAGGAGCGTGGTATCACAATCACATCTGCTGCAACAACTGCTCAATGGAAAGGCCACCGTATCAACATCATCGATACACCAGGACACGTAGACTTCACAGTTGAAGTTGAACGTTCCCTGCGCGTTCTTGATGGAGCGGTAGCTGTGCTTGATGCACAGTCCGGAGTTGAGCCTCAAACAGAAACTGTTTGGCGTCAGGCTACAACTTACGGTGTACCACGTATCGTGTTCGTTAACAAAATGGATAAAACAGGTGCAGACTTCCTTTATTCCGTTAAAACGATGCACGAGCGTCTGGGCGCTAATGCGCACCCAGTACAACTTCCAATTGGTGCGGAAGATGATTTCGAAGGAATCATTGACCTAATCACAATGGAAGCTCATTTCTACCTTGATGATCTTGGACAAAACTCTGAGATTCGTGAAATCCCTGAAGACATGAAGGATCTTGTGGAAGAATACCGCACGAACTTGATTGAAGCAGTAGCTGAACAAGATGAAGATCTTATGGAACGCTACCTTGAAGGGGAAGAGATCTCTAACGAAGAGCTTAAACAAGCTGTTCGTAAAGCGACTCTAACTGTTGAATTCTACCCAGTATTCTGTGGTTCAGCATTCAAAAACAAAGGTGTTCAGCTTCTAATCGACGGTGTTGTTGATTACTTGCCTGCACCAACTGACGTACCAGCTATCGAAGGTATCGTTCCTGGTACTGAAGAGAAAATCGTACGTAAATCAAGCGACAGCGAGCCATTCAGTGCACTTGCTTTCAAAGTTGCAACTGACCCGTTCGTTGGTAAACTTACTTTCTTCCGTGTGTACTCTGGTACATTGGAAGCAGGTTCTTACGTGAAAAACTCCACGAAGGACAAGCGTGAGCGCGTAGGCCGTATCCTACAAATGCACGCAAACACTCGTGAAGAGATTTCCAAAGTTTACGCTGGTGATATTGCCGGAGCTGTAGGTTTGAAAGATACTTCGACTGGAGATACTCTATGTGATGAAAAATCACTAGTTATCCTTGAGTCTATGGTATTCCCAGAGCCAGTTATCTCTGTTGCGATTGAACCAAAAACAAAAGCGGACCAAGATAAAATGTCCGTTGCCCTTGGTAAACTAGCTGAGGAAGATCCTACATTCAGAACTGAAACAAACCCAGAAACTGGTCAGACTATCATCTCCGGTATGGGTGAGCTTCACTTGGATATCATCGTTGACCGTATGCGTCGCGAATTCAAAGTAGAAGCTAACGTAGGTGCTCCACAGGTAGCGTACCGCGAAACATTCCGTGCAGCTGCTGAAGTCGAAGGTAAATTCGTACGTCAGTCCGGTGGTCGCGGTCAGTTCGGACACGTTTGGATCAAATTCGAGCCAAACGAAGAAGGCGCTGGTTTCGAGTTTGAAAATAAAATCGTTGGTGGTGTAGTTCCTCGTGAATACATCCCATCTGTTGAAGCTGGTATCAAAGAAGCAATGCAAAACGGTGTATTGGCTGGTTATCCGCTAATAGACGTTAAAGCATCTCTATTTGATGGAAGCTACCATGATGTCGATTCCAACGAGATGGCCTTTAAGGTTGCTGCTTCTTTGGCGCTTAAAAACGCGAAGAACAAATGTAACCCTGTCATCTTGGAACCACTTGTAAAAGTGGAAGTTGTTATCCCAGAAGAATACATGGGTGACATCATGGGCGATATCACTTCCCGTCGCGGACGTGTTGAAGGTATGGATACACGCGGACCTGCTCAGGTAGTTAATGCATTCGTGCCACTTGCTGAAATGTTCGGTTACGCAACAGCGTTGCGTTCCAACACACAAGGCCGTGGAACTTACACAATGACATTCGACCACTATGAAGAAGTGCCGAAAAGCGTTGGAGAAGAAATTATCAAGAAAAACTCTGGACAATAA